The Meiothermus sp. region CCCGGCCCCGCCGAACCCCTGCACTGAGCCCCTTCTGGCGCAGAATCTGAGCAATGATCTCGGCGGAAGGTTTGACCCTAGACATCCCTCTACAGAGTAGGCAAATCCAATGCCCTTGGCTACTGCCCTCCTCCGGGCCGGGTTGGGGTATGGTAGCCGGGTGGATCTGAATCCTCCCTCCTGGGCCCTGGCCCTCCTGGCTGCGTGGCTGGTGGGTGCTTCCAAGACCGGGCTATCGGGGGCCGTGACGATAGCGGTGGTCTTGTTTGCCAGCATCCTGCCAGCCCGCGAGGCTACGGGCGCTTTGTTGCCGGTGCTCATTTTTGCCGACTTCATTGCGGTGAGTATGCTGCGCAAAAATGTGCGCTGGCAGCAACTCCTACGCATTTTTCCCTGGACTGCGGTGGGGGTGGGCCTGGGTACGGTGATGCTCTACTTCAGCAACGACGCGCAGGTGCAGCGGGTGATCGGGGCCATTATCGTGGGCATGACCACGTATCAGCTCTACCGCAAGGCCCGGCGTCTCAATGACGTGACCCTCTCGGCACATCCGGCATTTGCCCCCACCATGGGGGTGGCCGCCGGTTTTACCACCATGGTGGCCAATGCAGCGGGGCCTTTTGTGCTGATCTACATGCTGGCCATGCGGATGGGGAAGCTCGAGGTGGTGGGCAGCATCGCCTGGTACTTCCTGGTGGTCAACCTATTCAAGGTGCCCTTTGCGGTGGGGCTGGGGCTCATTACCTGGAAGTCGCTCACCTTCAATCTGTGGCTCTTGCCTGCTGTGGGGCTGGGGGCCTGGGCAGGCCGGCGCCTCCTGGACTACCTCCATCAGGACACCTTTGAGTGGATGGCCCTCACGCTGGCCTGGCTGGGTGGGCTTCGTTTGCTACTGGCCTGAGGGTACTTCGGGATTCGCAGCAGGAATCTTTGCCTGGCAAGTCCGCTTTCGGCCATTCAACGGTTAGCCTTCAACGTTTGCGCTTCTTTTTGGGCGGGTTTCTTTGCGCCGGCTTCGGATGGGGTTTGGCTTCGACCACCGAGGCCTTGGCCCAGGCCCGCCGCAGCCAGAGCAAGCTCCATGTCGAGGCCGCGAAGAGCCCCAACGAAACCGCAAACACAGCCATGCTCAGGCGAAACCAGGCCGGATGTAGGGTCTCGCCCGAGGGCAAGGTGAGGGGTTGGCTCGAGCCCGCCAACACCCCGGCATAAGGCAGCAGCCGTAACAGCACAAACCCCATAAAGAGCGCCACAACCAAGGACAGGATGGCCAGCGAGAGCAGCAAGGCCCAAGCCAGTCCCCGCCGGGCCTCCTGGATAGCGATAGAATCGGGCTGTGTTGGTTTTTTGGACATCTCAAGTGCCCTCTGCTTGATTTTCTCTCATCTGGAGCCCCCGCGGGAAGCACCTATCCGCACCCGATGAGCAATTTGGTTGGGTGTTGGGCCAAGACCTAAAGCCTCCCGTGCGGTACTTAGCGCCACACCCCCGCCTCAATCTCGATGATCGCTCCTGCACCTGGGGTTTCCAGGCCCGCCAGAATGGCCTGGGGCAGGCTCTGGGCGTAAGCCAGCAGGGCCCCCCGGCGGCGGGCATCGAGCTCGGTGTTCCATTCGTCTACCAGCAACAGCGGGGCCTCCTCGTAGTGAGACCAGAGCAGGCGGTGCTCGGCCAGGCGCAGGGCCAGGGCAATGCTGCGGCACTCCCCCCGGCTCGCGAACCTGGCTGCCTCGCGGCCCGAGAGCAGAAGGGTCAGGTCGTCGCGGTGGGGCCCCACGCTGGTTGCACCGCGCTGGAGGTCGTCGGGCAGGTTGTCCTCCAGGGCTTGCAAAAAGCGCTCGGGGTCGGTGGTCTCCGATAGTTCAAGGCTCAGCTCGCCGGGGGCGAGCTCGCGGTAGGCTTCGCGGGCCAGGGGGGAAAGCTTAGAGAGCATCCGCCGGCGCAAGCTGAGAATCTCGCTGCCGTACTTGACCAACTCCTGGTTCCAGATGCCGATGGAAGCTTGTATGGAGCGGGGCTGGCGCTCTTCTTTGGACGGGCGAAAGCTGCTTTTCAAAAGGGCATTGCGCTGCTGCAAGGCCCGGCTGTACTGACCCAGCATGGTGCGGTAGCGGGCCGAGAAGCGCGAGAGCAGCACATCCAGAAAACGGCGGCGTTCTTCCGGCGGCCCCAGCACTAGCTCGAGGTCGTCGGGGCCCAGCAGCACCGCACCCGGCAGTTGGGCGAGCTCCCGTAGCGAGGCCGGGGCCTCGTTGAGCTTGTGCTCGCGGCCCTCGCGGCTGAGCCGCACCTCCAGGCGGCTATTGCCGAACTGGGTCTCGATCTCGGCGTGCACCCAGGCCTCGCTCTGGCCAAAGGCGATGCGCTCGGTCGTGCCGTTGCGTAGCTCACCCCCCAGGGCCAGTTCGATGGCCTCGAGCAGGTTGGTCTTGCCCTGGGCGTTACCCCCCACAATGGTGGTCAGGCCCGCCCCCGGCGCAAAGAGCGGGGTGGAGAGGTTCCTGAAGTTTTTTTGCCGCAACCGCAACAGACGCACTAACCACAAGGCTAAAGGCAGAAGGCCCAGGGCTCAAGGCCCGGAGGCTCATTCACGGGCCGGGCTCGAGGCTCGGCGGAACCATACCACCAGCAAATACACACCTGCAGCCAGCATCCCGCCCGGCAGGGTGAGCAGGGAAAGCCACCCCAGCACAACCAGGGTGTAGAGGGTTTCGCCATAATCCCGCCCCCCCACCACACAGGGGTGGACATTCCCTTCGTGTAGGGTACAACCATTGGCCTGGGCAAAGGCTCCGGCCAATAACGCCAGCAGGAGCGGGCTAGCACTCAGGAGGACGATTATGCCCAGCACCAACCCATGCCGCAGCCATGGCTTCATTTCAGCAGTATAGCCATGGCCGGTACCCCAGGTAAGATAGCCCCATGAGTGCTGAACTGGCCGCCGTTTCTTTTGCGTTGTTATCGGCCATCTCCTGGGGAGCAGGCGACTTTAGCGGGGGGGTGGCCTCCCGCAGGCTCAACCCCTACCTAATCGCCCTGCTAGTACATGCGACCGGGTTCCTGCTTTTTGTGGGGCTGGCTTTGCTACGAGCCGAGGCGTTTCAGCCGCAGGACATCCCCTGGAGCCTGGCCGCCGGGGCGGCGGGTTGTGTGGGGCTGGTGTTTTTGTACCGGGCCTTCGAGGCCGGGCAGATGGGGCTGGCGGCGCCCATGGCAGGGGTGGTGGGAGCGGCCCTGGCGGCTTTGGTGGGGTTTGGGCTCGAGGGCCTGCCGACCCCGTTGCAACTCCTGGGCTTTGCGGTGGGGCTTTTGGGGGTCTGGCTGGCGTCCCGCCCCGAAGGGAGCGTCGGCCCTGCGCGGGGCCTGGTCTATGCGTTTTTGGCCGGATTTGGCTTTGGCGGCTACTTCGCCTTTATTCACCAGGTGGAGGGCCTGTTCTGGCCCTCGGCTGTGGCTAAGCTGGTGGCGACCACCCTGATGCTCGGGCTGACCTTCTGGCTGGGCCTGCTGCGACGGGAGGCCAAGCTCTTCGCCAGCCTTGGCCTGGTGGGTCTGGCGGGGGTGCTGGATGCCGGGGGCAACGTGTTCTTCCTGGTGGCCGCCCAGACCGGTCGGCTGGACGTGGCTGCCGTCATTTCCTCGCTCTATCCGGCCTTCACCGCCCTGCTGGCCTGGGGCTTGCTGCGCGAGCACCTGAGCCGGGGCCAGACCGTGGGAGTGCTGCTCTCGCTGGCGGCCATTGCCCTGATTGCCTCCGGTTGAAGGCGAGGGTCTTTATGACAACTTTAGGTGTGTAGCCAACTCTCAGGGATGCACAAGCTGGGGATGGATGGGGGGAGGCAGGTTGTGCGTTTCCAACCCCTAACCCCGATACCTACTTCCCTTGGTAGGCAAAGTGCCAGAGTGAAGATGATAATAAAGGCCATCTCCCCGCATAGTCCCCGGCTCCCCATTACAGCTTCAGGCCGTACTCGTAGCCCCAGGGAAAGGTTTGCAGGCACACAAACCCCATGCGCTCGTAGAAGGCTACTGCGCCTACGTTGCGGCGGCCTACCCCCAGGTGCACGCCCGGAACCCCCAGCTCGCGCAGACGGTTCAGGAACACCTCCATCAGCTTGCGGCCCTGGCCCTGGCCCTGGGCCCTGGGCAGAAGGTCGATGTGAAGGTGGGCGGGGTATTCGCGGGTGAGGCTCGAGGGCATATAGCCTTTGTGAATCAGTCGAATCATGGCAGCATCTTTTGAAGTATCCCCTTCAGGCGGCAGAGGATACCTTTGCCGCAGCGGCGGCAGCCATTCGGCCTCCATCCAGGCAGCAAACGCCTCCGAATCGCGGCAGCCCAGCACATAGCCGCACACCCCCGCTTGGTCGGTGAGAACAAAGGTCAGATCGGGTTCATGCACCGCATAGGGCGCGGCGTAAAAGTGGCCCAGCAGGTCGGGGTCTTTATAGAGATGGCTGGCATCGGCCCCGCTGTCGCCGGTGAGCAGGCAGATCCGGTAGAGCTCGAGCAGGTCGGCGGGCGCATAGGGGCGGATGGTAAAAGCCATGCGCCCATCCTACCCAGCATCAGTCCTCCAACAACCCCACAAAGCTCTGGGGGTCGGGGTCTATACGCAGCCGCGCCCCGCGCACGGGGGGCAGGTTTTCCATCAGGGTCTGGATGCGGGCCTCGGAGCTTTTGAGCAGGAGGTGAAACACGTACTGGCCCCGCAGGCGGGCTACCGGAGCCGGGGCCGGGCCCAGCAGCTCGCCAGGTTCGGCTTGGGGTTTGAGGGCGGCGGCGAGCTGGAGGATGGCGTCGCGGGCTATAGGCTCCTTGGGGTGGGCGACCTCGAGCTTCACCATCCGGCTTGCGGGGGGATAACCCAGGGTGCGGCGCAGGGCCAGTTCCACCTCCATAAAGCCCCGGGGGTCGGCGGCCTGGAGCGCCTTGTGGGCCGGGTGGTGGGGTTCAAAGGTCTGCAGGGCCAGCAAGGGGCGGCGGTGGGGGTGCAGGTCGGCAAGCTGCCATAGGAGCCGGTGGTAGCGCTCGGCGGCCCGAAAGTCGGACTCGAGCACGAACCCATCAGCGTAGGGCAGGAGCACCAGGGCCAGCTCGGGCAGCACCGGGGCCCGCAAAATGGCGGTAGTGCCCACCAGCACGCCCGGCTCGCCCACAAGCAAGGGGCCTAGGTCGTCCTTGGCGTCGGCGGTGTAGCGGTAGCGGGGCAGGGCCGGGAGGTGCCGGGCCAGGGCCTCCAGCAGCCACTCCACCCCCGGCCCCTGGGGGTCGAAGACATCCGACTGACAGCTCGGGCAAAGCTCGGGGGCCTTTTGCTCGTGGCCGCACTGGTGGCACTGCAAAAAGCCCAGCCGACCGCTTTTGTGGTAGCGCAAGGGCAGGGCGCAGTTGGGGCACATGGCTTTCCAGTCGCACTGCTTGCAGCGCAGCAGCGCGCTGTAGCCCCGCCGGGCCGAGAGCACGATGGCCTGGCGTTTTTTTTCCTGCACCTGCTGCAGGATGGCGATGGCCGCTCCCGAAAAGGGCCAGCCCCGCTCCTGCCGAAGATCCAGCAGATGGAGCCGAGGAGAGGGTGGAGGCAGCAGGTAGGCCGGTTCGTGCCAAACCTCGGCGCTGTTCACGCTCGAGCAGTAGTGGATGGACACTCCCAACCCCTGGGCCCGCAGCCGGGCCAGCCGGGGCACGAAGGCCCTCGAGCCCCCCGGCAGCTTATAGGCTTCCGCGGCCTCCTCCACCACCACCACCCGCCGCCACTCCAGCGGCAAAAGCAGGCCCTGGTAGGTCGCCAGCACCACCCCCGTACTGTTGCCGGCCTGGGCCCACACCCGGCGGCGTTCTTCGGCCTTCATCTCGCCGTGTAAAACGATGGCCTGGGGGAAGAAGGGCTGGAATTTTTTGAGCAGCGAAACCTCGGGAAAGAGTACCAGCGCGGGTTCTGTCTGCAACAAAGTGGCCAGGGCACGGATTCGATCGAGGAGCCTGCCCCCTTCCAGCCTCACCGGCGTCGTAGGCAGCCCGAGGGGCTCGAGTTTTCGCGCCACCACGGCTGGGGGGGCCGGTTCTACCTCCACAAAACCGATGTAGCCCTTGTCCAAGAGGCCCTTCACCACCCCCACCCCTACCCCGGCCGCCCGGGCCAGCGCTGCCATGCTCTCGAGCTGCCGCAGGTCGCGTAGGGC contains the following coding sequences:
- a CDS encoding sulfite exporter TauE/SafE family protein is translated as MPLATALLRAGLGYGSRVDLNPPSWALALLAAWLVGASKTGLSGAVTIAVVLFASILPAREATGALLPVLIFADFIAVSMLRKNVRWQQLLRIFPWTAVGVGLGTVMLYFSNDAQVQRVIGAIIVGMTTYQLYRKARRLNDVTLSAHPAFAPTMGVAAGFTTMVANAAGPFVLIYMLAMRMGKLEVVGSIAWYFLVVNLFKVPFAVGLGLITWKSLTFNLWLLPAVGLGAWAGRRLLDYLHQDTFEWMALTLAWLGGLRLLLA
- a CDS encoding primosomal protein N'; protein product: MRVLKVALPLPIEPMSYLPPHADTREDGALGYRVVVPWRGELRVGVVVGHEEGPHKSFALREAIAYLDEKPWLNPSGLEFLTRAARDSFCTVGTLLNDLLPFLEPPLLHRVRLLPEADPAVLPRGLEALAEGWQEARGFDPKLLDYLREGGVLQEEVAEQRSQQQVLVVLREPSEKLSEKAKAAWYALRDLRQLESMAALARAAGVGVGVVKGLLDKGYIGFVEVEPAPPAVVARKLEPLGLPTTPVRLEGGRLLDRIRALATLLQTEPALVLFPEVSLLKKFQPFFPQAIVLHGEMKAEERRRVWAQAGNSTGVVLATYQGLLLPLEWRRVVVVEEAAEAYKLPGGSRAFVPRLARLRAQGLGVSIHYCSSVNSAEVWHEPAYLLPPPSPRLHLLDLRQERGWPFSGAAIAILQQVQEKKRQAIVLSARRGYSALLRCKQCDWKAMCPNCALPLRYHKSGRLGFLQCHQCGHEQKAPELCPSCQSDVFDPQGPGVEWLLEALARHLPALPRYRYTADAKDDLGPLLVGEPGVLVGTTAILRAPVLPELALVLLPYADGFVLESDFRAAERYHRLLWQLADLHPHRRPLLALQTFEPHHPAHKALQAADPRGFMEVELALRRTLGYPPASRMVKLEVAHPKEPIARDAILQLAAALKPQAEPGELLGPAPAPVARLRGQYVFHLLLKSSEARIQTLMENLPPVRGARLRIDPDPQSFVGLLED
- the recF gene encoding DNA replication/repair protein RecF (All proteins in this family for which functions are known are DNA-binding proteins that assist the filamentation of RecA onto DNA for the initiation of recombination or recombinational repair.) — translated: MRLLRLRQKNFRNLSTPLFAPGAGLTTIVGGNAQGKTNLLEAIELALGGELRNGTTERIAFGQSEAWVHAEIETQFGNSRLEVRLSREGREHKLNEAPASLRELAQLPGAVLLGPDDLELVLGPPEERRRFLDVLLSRFSARYRTMLGQYSRALQQRNALLKSSFRPSKEERQPRSIQASIGIWNQELVKYGSEILSLRRRMLSKLSPLAREAYRELAPGELSLELSETTDPERFLQALEDNLPDDLQRGATSVGPHRDDLTLLLSGREAARFASRGECRSIALALRLAEHRLLWSHYEEAPLLLVDEWNTELDARRRGALLAYAQSLPQAILAGLETPGAGAIIEIEAGVWR
- a CDS encoding DMT family transporter, with the translated sequence MSAELAAVSFALLSAISWGAGDFSGGVASRRLNPYLIALLVHATGFLLFVGLALLRAEAFQPQDIPWSLAAGAAGCVGLVFLYRAFEAGQMGLAAPMAGVVGAALAALVGFGLEGLPTPLQLLGFAVGLLGVWLASRPEGSVGPARGLVYAFLAGFGFGGYFAFIHQVEGLFWPSAVAKLVATTLMLGLTFWLGLLRREAKLFASLGLVGLAGVLDAGGNVFFLVAAQTGRLDVAAVISSLYPAFTALLAWGLLREHLSRGQTVGVLLSLAAIALIASG
- a CDS encoding GNAT family N-acetyltransferase produces the protein MAFTIRPYAPADLLELYRICLLTGDSGADASHLYKDPDLLGHFYAAPYAVHEPDLTFVLTDQAGVCGYVLGCRDSEAFAAWMEAEWLPPLRQRYPLPPEGDTSKDAAMIRLIHKGYMPSSLTREYPAHLHIDLLPRAQGQGQGRKLMEVFLNRLRELGVPGVHLGVGRRNVGAVAFYERMGFVCLQTFPWGYEYGLKL